DNA from Musa acuminata AAA Group cultivar baxijiao chromosome BXJ1-5, Cavendish_Baxijiao_AAA, whole genome shotgun sequence:
CAGTCAATCTACCAATTATCTGTTAACTTTTTGATCATTTTGATCGTTTTGGTCTCAATTTTATGGACTTGACATATTCGATTGCTAGTAAAATATGCTAtcaagtttaagcatataaaattcGGTCTTCGAAGTTGAAATCAAGAGTTAGTTTGTCGATAGATTTCAATGTAGTAGTTTTTGAGATATCAGCTcagattttgttaattatttagcttcctcctctttctctttctctaagCTACATATCTATCATGAGTCATCTGTATATATTATTCCTATGTGTTTTTTTTTAGTATGTGGAAAAGTTGCCTCAAAGCTGTCTATTGGCTGGACTATATGAACAATATATAGGAACATATCTTAGAAAGTAATCACTTTCATTTCAGGATTTGGCAGTATCGATGGACGAGGGAGATGTTGCAAAGTTTACTGATGCTGCCCAAGAATATGATAGCATGACTCGACTGGTATGCCTTTTATTTTAATAAACAATTGTATGAAATACACttaagcatgcatgcatgcatgaaatttAAGCCAAAAATTGCTGGTTAATCTAGGTAAATACTGGGGTAACAAGAACTTGTGTAGGGCAATTTGATATAATTTAATTCACTGCAAAAATCGATGAGATGTAATAAagattttagtatcatatatttGTATTAATGTCCTCTCAATTACATGCTTGAACAAGATTTTCAATTTTACATTGTCTTTTATTAGTATCTTATTGGAAGCCCTTATATTACACCAAAATTCCTTTCCACCACCTATCCTGCTTTCAATGTCGGAAGCCCCTGGATTTTGAGAAGCATTATTTTTCTCTCTGAATATAGTTGTTTCAGTGTGTATAATTTTCAAACCTAAAGCAAGTTTTGCATTACCATTCAAAAGGGAAAATTTTGTATAATTTTGCCACAGCCATATGAACACTCGTTATTAAGGCAGTAGTACCGATGCACATAGTTGTCATACATGGGGCTTATTCATTTCAGGACTTGCATCCACTGCCTCTGTATTTGGTGTTTTTGGTGTACTGTTAAATCGATTAAACTTGACTACAGGATCCTTGGAAAACCACACTTCTGCTGAGAGTGAAGAATGCAATCAaagcaaaggaggaagaggaagatgatcTCACCTAAAGCCTCATGTCACCCTTCATCTTTCACCTCAGCTTACTAATTTTATGGTGGAGATGGGATGCAAGGATGAGGACTGTAACGCTTTTTTATACTAGAGAATATATTATGGATTTCCCCATCATAATTCCTGGAGATTGTTATTTTTCACAAGAAGAGGGGGTATTTTTGATGGTTTCTATTTGGATAGTTTTCATGAATGTGCCACGAGCTGCGGATGATTCTGAACGCATATATAGTTAGTGTAGCATCATTTAGCTTCAATTGTGTTCCAAAACATTTTTTGTTCTAAAAGCTGAAATGTAAATAAGAGAAGACGATGCCTGTTTTTAAGTCTTGCCATCGCTGACATGCTTTGCCGTATTTGGATCCGAGGAATACAATCTCTGATGGAGCATCAGCAGTACGATATCTATGTGGCTCTCTGCAAACATTATATCCCCAGATAAGATCATATTTGAACTGCAAGTCCTGTCGTACCCATGTAATATAAAAATCATTGAATAGGAGTAACATTTTAAacagagaaaataaaagaaaagaaaatcctgTAAACTCCTTGCTTACAATATTAAATTCTTCCTTGATGCTCAATCTAGCCTATGTAGTATGAGACAGGGAGAATTGTGTTTATGTGCCAAAGCACACATATTGGCCATGAAACCTGGCATTCTTTACCAGTGAAATAATCATGTCAGCTGCCAACCATTTTTGCCTCCAAATTTAGATGACAGACCACATTCTTTTTAATCTGCCGCTCTCCACCTTATATTCCATCAGTCTCATGATGGGCATCAAAAACCACTGAGGAAGTTAACAGTAAAACAGCAAAAGAAACCTGCAAACTTCTGTTGAAACTTGTGACCACTCCAATTATCCGAGGAGCCGCAATTCCTTTTCCAACTATGTTGCCTCAGCATACAAAACTAAGCCTGGATCACCCTTCTCGGCCTTCGTCATTACGAGGAGCACTCGGTAACAAAAGAGTAACCAGGATTTGCATATCTTCCATCATACTAAGATCCGCCGCCTAAAGAGAGCAACCACAACAACGGCCTTCGTCATTACGAGGAGCACTCGGTAACAAAAGAATAACCAGGATTTGCATATCTTCCATCATACTGAGATCCGCTGCCTAAAGAGAGCAACCACAACAACGGCCTTCGTCATTACGAGGAGCACTCGGTAACAAAAGAGTAACCAGGATTTGCATGTCTTCCATCATACTGAGATCCGCAGCCTAAAGAGAGCAACCACAACAACGGCCTTCGTCATTACAAGGAGCACTCGGTAACAAAAGAGTAACCAGGATTTGCATATCTTCCATCATACTGAGATCCGCTGCCTAAAGAGAGCAACCACAACAACTGTATTGCATTCCTCACTGTAAAACTTAAAACTTCTCTTTAGGACCAAACGACGCAGCGAGTTGAGATTGATATTGTGCCAAAGTGCACTGACGACAGAACAGATCTGCCAAAGTTAGAAGAAATCCATGTCTAGATATTGCCCACATGGTTTCAAATTGACTCCTGCCATATTCCCATTGAGTATGACCGGAAACTCACCATCAGTCCAGTTCTCATGCTTGATTATCCTTGGCACCTCGGGTGGGCTAGTGCACCTAATAAGTGCCCAATTAAGGCTGTGGAAAAAAGGATGCTGCTTTACCTCAGCGGCACCACGCCTACATGCAAATCGTTGCTGGGGTTCTTTCACAAGCAAGCCTTTGATCAGGTCTCTCGCTGCAAAGCTGACTGGGGGCGACTCGGGAAACTTTAGGGGCTCCGCCACCACATTGAACAAGGTAGCACGGTTTCCAGACCCTTTGAATGGTGTCTTCCCaaacaaaagctcataaaaaaatATCCCTAATGTCCACCAATCCACGGCACTTCCGTGGCCTTCACCTTTTATGATCTCTGGTGCCAAATATTCATGAGTTCCAACAAAGGACTTCGAATGGGCATTAGATGGCTCCGCAATGAGCTCAGGGAGTACAGAACCGCTGTCACCGACTTCACTTGGAATTGCTTTCTTTGCCTTGGGCCTCCCAAGTCCTATGAAACGTGGTGAGAAGCAAGTGGGCTGCAGGCATGAGTGCTGCATGCAGGTGGGCTCAACGCAAGAGGGTTGAGCATATTTTCCAGAACTCTTCGAGGAACACAAATCAGTTTTTGTCGATTTCACCAGAGTGGGGAAGACGGCACACCTTAAAGAGAGATCGAAATCAGAGAGCATTATGTGACCATCCTCTCTTACCAACACGTTCTCTGGCTTCAGGTCTCTATATATTATCCCAAGCATGTGTAGGTACTCCAAAGCAAGGAGAACTTCAGCCACGTAAAACCTGCATTGATATCAAAAGATCACGCATGTAGAATTGAAAGGTATTTCAACCTATAATCAAGAATCAAGCCCATCACCTTTAGTAGGTGAAGAGTATCGGTAAAGTTGTTATAGCATGAAACAGTCCATGATTATAAGAAGTGTAAGTAAGCTTCATATTTAACCTCGAGATATACTTCCCACATTCACTGCTGAACTTTCCGTAAAACATTCTCATGCTTGACAAAAATTAGACAATGATGTAAAAGTTTTTCTGGTAATGGTTGGTTAGACGATGTTGAAAATGTAATTTGACTGCATCAAATGAGTTGGTTGGTGTTGAAAGGAACACTCAGATCAAGTCGAACGAATAGTTGTTCCACCAGATGTTTGTCAAACCGGGTGTATATAGCAATTCAATTTATCTATGATGTAAACCATGAATAGATGCATACTAACATTAATTTTGATTAAAGCATGAATGTTAATATTCAAAAGCCAATACAAACTCCATAATGAAAAGGACTGCAAATGTTGGATATTTAAGACCCCAACAGACCTCTAGATAATTGGATAATTTGATAGGGGAAACTGTACTTTCGAGAGAGCTGCAATGGAAGCGTCGTAGTTTCCAGCTTCGATACTTAAATTGACAAGGCCCACAAGGTCAGAcaaaacaagttcaaaatcagtCTCCCATATACCGGCATCCAACTCAAAAGCAGCTTTCGGAAAATGCACCACTAAATTATGCATCAAACTACATGATCCCACACCTTCAGGACACAAGTCACACAACcttcaatttaatttatttttgaatcctctcTCTGTTCATGCAAATGCGAATTGAAGAACTTCCTTCAACCAATTATAATTTAAACATTACACAAATTAGTTTGCTCCATTTCTAAGCTGTTCCTACATGTTACTCATAAAGCATGCTTAACAACAACAACATGAGCTAAATGCAAATTGGTTTCAACCTTGTCAGTAGACAGTGTTTGTCATTTCTGCCTTTTTAGATAATAGTTGAAGTAACAATTAGTTGCACAGTCAAGGTTAAGTTCGAGCAGTATATCTAACAAAAGGCTTCAGCGAGTCAGTTACATAAAACCACTGTCATTCATTATGTTCTTTTGTCACTCAACATGATCTATCAGGTTCAATACAAAAGCCAGATTCAAAG
Protein-coding regions in this window:
- the LOC103983668 gene encoding serine/threonine-protein kinase D6PKL1-like isoform X2, which produces MSRYILRADLLSNKDDLVVQEPTGFLGPAPPSSDARDDRLSFVTARTSDATAGSVGACSKISDVGGFLGAAPPSSSDARDDRLSFVTARTSDATAASVGACSKISDVAGDGSRRSRGSSSDGNADDECSSSSSSSNCSAWSSSWRSSSGSGGGRGNKPHQANDGRWDAIRAVRERDGYLGMNHFRFLDRLGNGDVGCVYLAKLTGTRFLFAMKVMDKAVLAWRKKLSRSQTEREILQCLDHPFLPTLYAHFETNNFSCLVMEFCPGGDLHSLQQRQPGKCFTEEAARFYVAEVLLALEYLHMLGIIYRDLKPENVLVREDGHIMLSDFDLSLRCAVFPTLVKSTKTDLCSSKSSGKYAQPSCVEPTCMQHSCLQPTCFSPRFIGLGRPKAKKAIPSEVGDSGSVLPELIAEPSNAHSKSFVGTHEYLAPEIIKGEGHGSAVDWWTLGIFFYELLFGKTPFKGSGNRATLFNVVAEPLKFPESPPVSFAARDLIKGLLVKEPQQRFACRRGAAEVKQHPFFHSLNWALIRCTSPPEVPRIIKHENWTDGEFPVILNGNMAGVNLKPCGQYLDMDFF